The following proteins are encoded in a genomic region of Ptychodera flava strain L36383 chromosome 23 unlocalized genomic scaffold, AS_Pfla_20210202 Scaffold_24__1_contigs__length_23054250_pilon, whole genome shotgun sequence:
- the LOC139124659 gene encoding tripartite motif-containing protein 2-like, with translation MATGGSNTKPGVSTMRRRIQEDFLHCGICFEVYENPKCLPCQHSFCQKCLDKHVKAGARFKCPLCNQDCKVPAGGVEKLQPSYLIKQLKDIVIRHDPVSDTKCEICQLHLMQAVCVDCMLNICADCSNHHKIIPTTRKHRIFTVEEYNSAKGKDKALIQPMVYCSMHKQDVLELYCERCHVPVCIRCSKGDHSSQEHKCVSLLSVTEKFEQALSRVLDRVHEKKKTNCLRKSNSEQMMELIEREYQEECLSIERHAEKTIDQVNAAKARLLENLRGKFEDNKEMLKQEINLFEESEKVVDEVITVVNNLKSYGNAAQVVSSYPMVQQYTAQLFSAEIPFFSDVSSLPKFYPNDNSLQTSIGCIKYDTISPDCLSLGIKPQRRIKAGEEIHFSIQSNNLKVREKKPMISREIAGTLQDPEGGSKDLELSESQGNIGNETHVMKFECPSIGRYKLFVKFSRRNIEGSPWIIHALPPWQRIEAVGGEGEEAGEFIIPRDVAQDKRGKLLVVDTGNKRVQKINLRKGQKKVINLVGLSQPILPHGIAVSSGNEYFITDAKNNKVVVSDRKGKVIGWFGESKLRFPWGIAINEVCGYVYVVNNGKHSIAIFAKEGGRYSFRKSFCTEGSGLGQLNSPLCVAINSKDQVIVSDRDNHRIQVFESEGNALFAFGQKGDEEGSFVCPEGVSVDREDNVYVCDCYNNRVQKFDERGRFVCCVSGPSQLRDPRGITVDDANNVIVTDADKVHVFA, from the coding sequence ATGGCCACCGGAGGAAGTAACACAAAACCTGGGGTATCCACGATGAGGAGGAGAATACAGGAAGACTTCCTCCACTGTGGCATTTGCTTTGAAGTTTATGAGAACCCCAAATGCCTACCTTGCCAGCATTCTTTCTGCCAGAAGTGTTTGGATAAACATGTGAAGGCTGGCGCAAGATTCAAGTGTCCCCTGTGCAATCAAGATTGTAAGGTTCCGGCAGGTGGGGTGGAGAAACTGCAGCCGAGTTATCTGATAAAGCAGCTGAAGGATATTGTTATCCGTCATGATCCAGTCAGTGATACCAAGTGTGAGATTTGCCAGCTGCACCTGATGCAGGCTGTGTGTGTTGACTGCATGCTTAATATCTGTGCTGACTGCTCCAACCATCACAAGATTATTCCGACCACAAGGAAGCACAGAATCTTCACTGTAGAGGAGTACAACAGTGCAAAGGGGAAGGACAAGGCTTTGATCCAGCCTATGGTGTACTGTTCTATGCACAAACAGGATGTCCTTGAACTCTATTGTGAAAGATGTCATGTCCCAGTCTGTATTCGATGCTCGAAAGGAGATCACAGTTCTCAAGAGCATAAATGTGTAAGCCTTCTCAGTGTGACAGAAAAATTCGAACAGGCACTCTCAAGAGTACTTGACCGTGTTCATGaaaagaagaaaacaaattGTTTGCGGAAAAGTAACTCTGAACAAATGATGGAGTTAATAGAGCGGGAATATCAAGAAGAGTGTTTGTCGATCGAGAGACATGCAGAGAAGACTATCGATCAGGTTAATGCCGCAAAAGCAAGATTATTGGAAAATCTTCGGGGAAAGTTTGAAGACAACAAAGAAATGCTTAAACAGGAGATCAACCTATTTGAGGAAAGTGAGAAGGTTGTCGACGAGGTAATAACTGTGGTGAACAACTTGAAATCATACGGTAATGCTGCTCAAGTCGTGTCATCATATCCCATGGTGCAACAGTACACAGCTCAGCTCTTCTCTGCAGAAATTCCTTTCTTTTCTGATGTCAGCAGCTTGCCAAAATTCTATCCAAATGATAATTCCTTGCAAACCAGTATCGGATGTATAAAATATGACACCATATCACCTGATTGTCTCTCTCTGGGAATCAAACCGCAACGACGAATAAAAGCAGGTGAAGAGATACATTTCAGCATCCAATCAAATAACTTGAAAGTCCGTGAGAAGAAGCCAATGATCAGTAGAGAGATAGCAGGAACATTACAGGATCCTGAGGGAGGTTCTAAAGACTTGGAATTAAGTGAAAGCCAGGGAAATATTGGTAACGAAACCcatgtgatgaaatttgaatgTCCAAGCATAGGTAGATACAAGCTGTTTGTAAAGTTTAGTAGACGTAATATTGAGGGATCGCCATGGATTATCCATGCATTACCACCATGGCAGAGGATTGAGGCAGTTGGAGGGGAAGGGGAGGAAGCCGGAGAGTTCATTATTCCTCGTGATGTCGCTCAAGATAAACGAGGGAAACTCCTGGTGGTTGATACTGGTAACAAGAGAGTCCAAAAGATAAATTTGCGAAAGGGTCAGAAGAAGGTCATTAATTTAGTTGGTTTAAGTCAACCTATTCTCCCCCATGGCATAGCAGTGTCTTCCGGGAATGAGTACTTCATAACAGATGCCAAGAATAATAAGGTTGTTGTGTCTGATAGGAAAGGCAAAGTAATTGGCTGGTTTGGTGAATCAAAACTCAGGTTTCCATGGGGCATAGCCATCAATGAGGTGTGTGGGTATGTGTATGTTGTTAACAATGGCAAGCATTCGATAGCAATATTTGCTAAAGAAGGTGGGCGTTACAGTTTCAGAAAGTCCTTCTGTACTGAGGGGTCTGGTTTAGGCCAGTTAAATAGCCCTCTTTGTGTGGCAATCAACAGCAAAGATCAAGTTATTGTATCAGACAGGGATAATCATCGAATACAAGTGTTTGAATCGGAAGGCAATGCTCTGTTTGCATTTGGACAGAAAGGGGATGAGGAGGGCTCCTTCGTATGTCCAGAAGGAGTTAGCGTTGATAGGGAAgacaatgtttatgtttgtgattgtTACAACAACAGGGTTCAGAAGTTTGATGAAAGGGGAAGGTTTGTGTGTTGTGTCAGTGGTCCCTCCCAGCTACGTGATCCCAGAGGCATCACAGTGGATGATGCTAACAATGTCATCGTTACAGATGCAgataaagtacatgtatttgcataa